The proteins below are encoded in one region of Polypterus senegalus isolate Bchr_013 chromosome 2, ASM1683550v1, whole genome shotgun sequence:
- the LOC120524264 gene encoding olfactory receptor 1496-like produces MMFNTNSSERVLVLDCEIRSDQKLFIVCALILIYLMSVFGNLLVVMVIQMNQHLQTVMYICVSALAVIDMANSTTIIPKMVSDLQQNNVVMPYAACVFQMYLILNLQQMESLLLTFMAFDRYVAVVYPLRYNSVITRKIVQIIILCLPFLPFVIHSPFLIFAGELSFCRTNVLKFCMCDYPTIVHISCNEDPKYLNLMSIMVVVLGVCPMEVILFSYIKIALTAMKLSSVERNTKVFGTCVTHLLVMSVFYFPSFICLILPGSGVNISTEAYNVMVIAGNVVPPMLNPVIYTLRNKDIKKSIYKFLTGR; encoded by the coding sequence ATGATGTTCAACACCAACAGTTCGGAGCGAGTGCTTGTGCTGGACTGTGAAATCCGTTCTGACCAAAAATTGTTTATTGTTTGTGCTCTTATTCTAATCTACCTTATGTCTGTCTTTGGCAACTTGCTGGTAGTTATGGTCATCCAAATGAATCAACATCTTCAAACAGTGATGTACATTTGTGTCAGTGCTTTAGCTGTTATAGACATGGCTAATAGCACTACTATTATTCCCAAGATGGTGTCTGATCTTCAGCAAAATAATGTTGTCATGCCGTATGCGGCCTGTGTATTTCAGATGTATCTCATATTGAATTTACAACAAATGGAATCCCTTCTTTTGACTTTCATGGCATTTGATCGTTACGTTGCTGTTGTTTATCCATTAAGGTACAATTCCGTCATTACAAGAAAAATTGTCCAGATTATCATTTTGTGTTTGCCATTCTTACCATTTGTTATACATTCACCATTTCTTATTTTTGCTGGAGAGCTTTCTTTTTGTCGTACAAATGTTCTGAAGTTCTGCATGTGTGATTACCCAACAATAGTTCATATTTCATGTAACGaagatccaaagtatttaaatcTTATGTCTATCATGGTGGTTGTATTAGGTGTATGCCCTATGGAagtgattttattttcatatattaaaaTTGCTTTGACAGCAATGAAGCTGTCATCTGTTGAAAGGAACACAAAGGTCTTTGGTACCTGTGTCACCCACCTGCTAGTGATGAGTGTTTTCTATTTCCCATCCTTTATATGCCTTATTCTTCCAGGGTCAGGAGTAAACATATCAACAGAAGCTTACAATGTCATGGTTATCGCTGGAAACGTGGTGCCTCCCATGCTGAATCCTGTCATCTACACCCTAAGGAATAAAGATATCAAAAAGAGCATTTATAAGTTTCTGACTGGTAGATAA